One genomic window of Choristoneura fumiferana chromosome 14, NRCan_CFum_1, whole genome shotgun sequence includes the following:
- the LOC141434739 gene encoding uncharacterized protein has translation MKLIIILSVVAWSSCAKLDRNYLPPSNAGSSGGSPFLQAPNSGSNLRGTNRNYQDNGFGRSNDFSQGNGLEGDSNDFNNGNDFNQNGFNGGNFNGDGFARAERPQAAFERNAAILRQDSQNDGETYSYAYETENGIYAEESGVATNGVEAQGSYSYTGDDGQVYTVRYTADQNGFVPVGDHIPTPPPVPEEILKALEQNARDEAAGIYDDGSYTEGKYEDSNQYSNNGNGNNYNNGNGFNNGNGFNNRNDFNNANNYNANNYKNGNDFSNSNNANNLRDFNGNDEDTVVTDAAVFRSNQASRGFDGATKAYLPPTQNQRAQGRNGLGPRSRTRPSFNARDGYNY, from the exons ATAATCATTCTCTCCGTCGTAGCCTGGTCTAGCTGTGCCAAGCTAGACAGGAACTACCTCCCCCCTTCTAACGCTGGATCTTCTGGAGGCTCCCCCTTCCTCCAAGCACCTAACTCAGGCTCCAACTTGCGAGGCACCAACCGTAACTACCAGGACAACGGTTTTGGCCGATCAAACGACTTCAGCCAAGGAAACGGTCTCGAAGGAGACTCAAATGATTTTAACAATGGCAACGATTTCAACCAGAATGGTTTCAATGGTGGCAATTTCAACGGCGATGGTTTTGCTCGGGCTGAGAGGCCGCAGGCTGCTTTTGAAAGGAATGCTGCTATCCTGAGACAGGATTCTCAGAATGATGGCGAGACTTATTCTTATGCTTATGAGACTGAAAATGGCATCTACGCTGAGGAGAGTGGTGTGGCTACTAACGGTGTGGAAGCTCAGGGCAGTTATTCGTACACTGGTGATGACGGTCAGGTGTACACTGTCAG ATACACAGCCGACCAGAACGGTTTCGTGCCTGTTGGTGACCACATCCCTACACCTCCGCCGGTCCCTGAAGAAATCCTAAAGGCTCTGGAGCAGAACGCACGCGATGAAGCTGCTGGCATCTATGATGATG GTTCATACACTGAAGGCAAATACGAAGACAGCAACCAGTACAGCAACAACGGAAACGGCAACAACTATAACAACGGCAATGGTTTCAACAACGGCAATGGTTTCAACAACAGAAACGACTTCAACAACGCCAACAACTACAACGCCAACAACTACAAAAACGGCAATGACTTCAGCAACAGCAACAATGCCAACAACCTCCGTGATTTCAACGGGAACGACGAAGACACCGTGGTCACCGACGCCGCTGTCTTCAGATCCAACCAGGCATCCAGAGGCTTCGATGGAGCTACTAAGGCGTACCTCCCACCCACTCAGAACCAGAGGGCCCAGGGTAGGAACGGTCTTGGCCCCAGGTCTAGAACCAGGCCTAGCTTCAACGCTAGGGACGGATACAATTATTAG